A section of the Malania oleifera isolate guangnan ecotype guangnan chromosome 2, ASM2987363v1, whole genome shotgun sequence genome encodes:
- the LOC131147573 gene encoding large ribosomal subunit protein uL6c, protein MASAITSSVQTSNLKSAFLGERLGLCASMAPVTHICSFRKAIECKESRIGKQPIEVPSNVSITLEGQSLKVKGPLGELSRTYPREVILEREESGFLRVKKAMDTRRANQMHGLFRTLTNNMVEGVSKGFEKRLQLIGVGYRAILEGNELVLNLGFSHPVKMAIPDNLKVKVEDNTRIAVSGYDKCSIGEFAASIRKWRPPEPYKGKGVRYADEVVRRKEGKAGKKK, encoded by the exons ATGGCTTCTGCTATCACATCCTCCGTACAAACGAG CAACTTAAAATCTGCATTTTTGGGTGAGAGACTTGGACTATGTGCATCTATGGCTCCTGTCACTCATATCTGTTCCTTTAGGAAGGCTATAGAATGTAAGGAATCAAGGATAGGGAAGCAGCCAATTGAAGTGCCATCCAATGTGTCAATCACATTGGAAGGTCAGAGCTTGAAAGTAAAGGGGCCTTTGGGAGAACTTTCAAGAACTTATCCACGAGAAGTGATACTTGAAAGGGAGGAATCTGGTTTCCTAAGGGTTAAGAAGGCAATGGACACCAGGAGGGCAAACCAGATGCATGGACTTTTCAG GACTCTTACCAACAACATGGTTGAGGGTGTATCTAAAGGGTTCGAGAAGAGACTTCAACTGATTGGTGTTGGGTACCGTGCAATATTAGAAGGGAATGAGTTGGTCTTGAATCTTGGGTTCTCTCATCCGGTCAAGATGGCAATTCCTGACAACCTAAAAGTGAAGGTGGAGGATAACACTAGAATTGCAGTTAGCGGATATGACAAATGTTCTATCGGTGAGTTTGCTGCCTCCATTAGAAAATGGAGACCTCCAGAGCCATATAAAGGCAAGGGTGTGAGATATGCTGATGAGGTTGTAagaagaaaagaagggaaagcTGGGAAGAAGAAGTGA